A segment of the Streptomyces sp. ITFR-21 genome:
TCGATTCAACCGGATGCTGGAACGCGACCTGCTCCGCCATCAGCCCGGCTCCGAGCCGGCCGAAGTCCTCGATGCCGTGACCGGTGCCGAACTTCGGGAAGAAGACCTGCGCGTCCGCGGCGAACAGGTCGACCGGCGGCTCCCCGGCATCGACGCGGCGGAAGTACTCCAGAGCGATGGCGACGTGCTGCTCGCGGACCTGTCCGTCGGTCATGGTGATCTCCTGATGCGAAGGCGAAGGCGGGCACCGGAAACGTAGCATAATTTTTGACCGATCGACCAATAATTGGGTACGGTCGAAGCCGGGCTACGCACGTGGAGGATGACAGTGAGCAACAAGATCGCACTGGTAACCGGGGGCAATCGCGGCATCGGCCGGGCCACCGCGATCGAACTGCGGCGCCGGGGCTACGACGTGGTCATCACCAGTCGTTCGGCCGACGCGGCTGCCGCAGCCTTCGCCGACACCGCGCCCGTGCTGCGCCCGGTGCACGCCATCGAGGCCGACATCACCAACGAGACCGGCCGGCTGGCGATCGCCGACCACCTTGCGTCGGCGCACGGAGTCCTCGACCTGCTGATCAACAACGCCGGGACCTGGCTGGAGTCGGAGAATTCCTCGGACGCGTCACCGAACCGCACCAGCGAACTCGAACTGTCGGTCCTGCGAGCGACGTTCGAGACCAACTTCTTCGCGCCGGTACGTCTCACCCAGTTGCTGCTGCCGCTGATCAGGAAGTCCGAGGCCGGCCGGATCCTCAACATCGCCAGCATGCACGCCTCGCTCACGCTGCATTCCTCGCCGGGCTCGCCGGTCTTCGACCGCAAGGTATTCGGCTACGCCGCGTCGAAGACCGCGCTGAACGCGTTCA
Coding sequences within it:
- a CDS encoding SDR family NAD(P)-dependent oxidoreductase, whose product is MSNKIALVTGGNRGIGRATAIELRRRGYDVVITSRSADAAAAAFADTAPVLRPVHAIEADITNETGRLAIADHLASAHGVLDLLINNAGTWLESENSSDASPNRTSELELSVLRATFETNFFAPVRLTQLLLPLIRKSEAGRILNIASMHASLTLHSSPGSPVFDRKVFGYAASKTALNAFTVPLAHEVAGSGVTVNSLDPGWVRTQMGGPTATLSPQECGTAIADIATHLAPDVNGRFLTLQPGTENPW